The DNA window AAGCAAATATCACATAATGTCATAAATTCCATAATACCACATAACAATTGTTCAAAAGACTAGATCACAAGAAATACGACAATCACTCACATATACCCAGCTCGATGTGAGCCAGATACAACTTAACACTTTCAAGTTTCCAGCTGCTTAGAAACCATGAATTTTAATATGCTCCTTCTTCACGATTCCAGCCTGTAATGCAGAAAAAAAAAGAGTTGATCAAGTTAAAGGCAAATCTAGAAAAAAAATGTTCCTGACATATCCAGATTTATCAATACGAATATAACGGATTGTTGGGAATCATACACAGCAATGATTTACACAAAATTAAACCAAATCAATTCTTACAAGAGACATAGATCCAAATTTCAGAATCAAACTTGTGTAGGTATTTCAAAAAAACACAtgtagtttaaaaaaatatatagtttcaTATTGCTGAGAAACGAAGAATGAATTTCAAGTACTCAATACAATTAGTCGTTGAATTAACTGATAAACTTGTGTAGATATTTAAAGGTTAGTGAGACAAAATCATTTTCGAAACACATCTATTTTGATCAACAAGTTTATCAGCTAGCTTACAGACCAACAGACACACAAGACCAGTGTTATGCCAAAGGCCAAATTAAAAAACTTAATCACAGACAGATAAAAAGGGAGGGGAAATTAACCAGAGGAACACATGGAGCACGTGAtagataattattttaaaaaaatactgcATAATACCAAGGATGGGAGGTATTTAGCTACCTGGACTAGGAAGGTAGAAACATTCTTCCTCTGATCGCCTTGAAGTTGAATAACCTAcaacataaaaatgttatttgaaGCAACAACGGGTAGATAACCTACAACATAAAAATGTTATCTAACAAGAGGATGCCAAGATATACCTGTCCTTGCTCAGGGTCCTGAACAACTGTACCATTACAGCAAAACTCCTTCTTAAGGTCTTTAAGAATCTTGTTGTAACTGAATTCTTTCTTCAATCCCTGGACAGTTGTCAAGCTTTTTCTACCATTTCGCTGCTGTATACGAATATGCACGTACTCCTTTGATGACCCAGCACCGGCGTCCTCAGCATTTGCCTCAGCAAAAGGATCTAAAAATTGTTGGCACATATACGACATAGGAATCAGATGTCATTGGTAATAATATGATAAATACGTAAACATGATTGTCAAAACCATAAGCGTTAAAACCACAAAGTATCAATGCATAAGATTGGATTAAAACCACAAAGTATCAATGCATAAGACCCAATCTTAAACCACCTTAAGTACGCCCAAAAACTATTTCAGAAAAAATATTAGGTAATATTTTAGCAAAAAAGTTCAATGTACAGAACACATATTTAAACATAAAAGAGAAAACATCATTTATTAGTCAATTGTCAGACATATATAATGAAACCTAGATAAAATCAAACTGaggaaaaacttcaaaacaaaagaATGCTAATGCTAGCAATCTGGAAAAGCATTTTCAAGGAACCCAACCATACACAACATAATTGGACAACTTATGACTACCCTTTCCTGAAGGGCTACATATGAAGAACAGAACAATCAATCTAACAGAAAATAATGATCAATAGGTCAAAGATTCCCCACTTACCGAAGGTAGTAGGAATTTGTGCGTCTAATTCAGACATGAACCTTAACTCTCCGAAACAGAATGTCCCACCAACCAGATAGCTCAGACCTGTATTTAGAACCGAAACGTTAGCTGAATCAAACAATAACAACAAGGTCCACAACACTTCAACCATCAAAACCATTGTCAATAATAATCCACAAACCCAGTGGAAACATATATGTATCAACAAGCAATCCCCAATTTGCCCCCTAATATTGCAAGGGCCGGGCATTTACATTCTGAAATTTGCAAATTGACATAAAAGACCATGATTTTGAACTATGCGAAACAACTTGATTAACTTAATCTATTTAACTATCTGATAAGTCAAAAAGCAGGTTTTTTTTGCCTATTCGCAAAATACTGACCTAGTCGTCTATCAATActgataaaagaaaaaaaacattactGGACAAATCCACACCCAGGTCGGTCACAGAACCTTAAGCTGGGCTGAACATGGATAGAAATCAAATtactcaaaatcaaattcaatatTCCTTAGAAACAAATTACCCCCAAAGTTCATCAACAATTTACAATATCTTACAAGTAACAAACAATTTATTTACCATGTTACACACCATGCCAAAAAAAATTGATGAACATAAAAATTCACAACTAAAATAACCATGTTTGAAAGATAACATATTTATCATCAAAGGTATATCAAGTAACCAACTAGATCTGAACCAAACACTTACTTGTCAAAAAACAACAGAGACAAAACTTCAAGATTCAAGAATTAAAAAATCTCTAAATACAAACAAGATACACGATTTCAATCAACAAGATCTGATCGATAACAAACAAAACCCCCTAAAAATTAGACAAATTGAAATcaaaattaaactatttttatCGCGGAGAAACCTTaaccaaaccctaaaattaaaaaacgAAAAATTAGATCTTAATAAAAGGAATCTGATTATACCTGATCCTAGTTTAGGGTTTCGATGCGTAAAGATCTGGGCGATTGGCGAAGAAtagaaaccctaaaattggaTAAGGAAGGACCTTCTCTCGCTGAGATTTGCTTTGTTTGGGAGGAGAGAAAGTGGTGAGAGATGAATCTTTGAGAGGAGAAAATATAGAGACAAATGTGAGGGGTAAATTGGGTGAGGTTTGTTTCTACTCGCGAAAAATAGTCGGGATATTCACGCGCTACCTTTTGTACGTGAGGCCAGGATATTTTTGCAAAAAATCGGCGAGTGGAGTCAGTTGTTTAGTTATGCGAGTGGAAATAGCGTTTTTCTATATGGATAGAACTGTCAATATACAGTATAAAAGTAAGCAAAGTAGAGTATAGAAGCTTGAAAATAACGCTTGGACTTCTTtgccaatttttatttatttttggtaaaATCTTTACCAAATTTATAAAACTCGATATATTTCTAATACTTAGAGTATTTTCTTTTCATAACTTACAAATAACTTGTATTCTTAGAATGTGTTTGGTTCTGCGGTGAAAAAAATTTGATATTGAATaaattgattatgtaaaattgattctggataaaagtgagttaaaggtaaaaaaatgatttatgtttggaAAAATTCTTGCAAAAGTGAGTCGAACGataaatttcaatgtaaaaatcacgtttgatcaaaagctacaaatcctagcttcaagtagaatcaattctgaaaAGCATAATCAATTTTGCTCGAGATCAACCAAACACTTCAAAATTAATTCTAGACATCCAAAATCAATTATAGATGCATCAAACGAGATACTAAGGCAACTCTCACACACACCTACAATACTTCTAAGGCCTTTCTTTACTTACCAAAATCATCTAAAAATGTTTTCAACGCTTAGTCAATTGATTAGGGAACTGTCTGCTTAATttggaaaaaaatctatttaatCGATTAGATCTTAAACCTAATAGACTAGATCTTGAATATAGTTGATTAGAGGATGCCTAATCGAGTCTATAGTCGATTGTGACAGTCTTTTAATGGTTGGTAATGATTCTATATTAAAACCTTCAATTTTGGGCcacaataattgattatttgaagtGCCTAATCGATTAGACTCAGGACCTGGTCAATTAGGTGAGCTAATTGGTCCACGAATTGTTTCCTTTTTAGCCAAATTTTCTCATATATAAAGGAGGTCTCTCCTCGCTTTATTTCGCATAAGAACTCGGAGTTTTCCTAATTCTTTACAATTTATCTCATTCATCTTTCTCTTTAAATACTTTGTTTTCACCAAAGTTACATTGGTGTCTTATGAGTGAAAACTGCTTGTGAGAAAAGACTTGTACCATTGTCGTGTCACTGTTTTTAATTTAAAGAGTGTGATACTCTTGAAGAATTGAGTTTGGTTCTTGATATCACACTACTACGTAAAAGCCATGTCACCACGGTTGGAAAAGGGATACCATAATGGTTGATCAACTGTggtcactacaacaaataacgcttTTTATGACGAAATTTTTACATCGAACAATGTAAAAACGAGGGTATAGGTCCTGAGAGCGccatcttttattatttttttaataaaatactttAGCCTTCGGATATTTAATAAAGCCGAGGTAAGATAGCAATAAGGGATCTCGCTTCGACACTCTTTGCATTTTATGTTCTTTTTCAATTGTTTAATAAGTAATTCTCACTTGGCGCCTTtccaatgaattttttttatttgttctaACTCAGAGGTAAAATATTTTTCCATTAACAATTtcataatattaatttcaaaatattattttaatactttatttGATATACTTTAACCTCTTGGTTTTATTAAATAGCCGACGTGgtatatattttaaatgaattcacaaaatattgcgctatgaagttttttttttatatttcatatttttaataatcGATTTTTGTGTAAAACTGACATGACACTTATTTCACATGAAATACTTCAGAGTATTATATAGTTTTTAACTTTTCATTTACCTATCAACACTCAAACGTCAGTTCATCATTTCGCAAAAAACCCTAGGCGATTTTCAAGCTGATATTCATCAAAACTCTTTCAAAAGATATTCATCAAACGTCATTTTCGCAAGTATGTTTTTTCTTCACTGAAGCATTATTCTGTATATTCATCAACGTTAGTTTTTCACTAAAATAGTCTCTTGATCATGTTGTTTAGGGTTTCTTCGTTAGTTTGTATATTGATAATTTTGTTTTAACTGAAATGTTATTGTTTGATTCATCTTAATATTCATGGTCGATTCGACTAGCACCTCCCATACAACATTTGTTGCAAACTCTGTTAATACACGTAAAAGAAAAACTATAGGTGCCACGATGTATACGGAGGTGAAAAAGCCAACGAAACTAGTATTCGACACCCTGTTAGAGTTGATGTCCAAACCGGCAGGGCTTTTGGTGAACATGCTGATAATTTTTTGGGTTATGTTGCCTTACAATGTAGAAGTAAAGTGAGTATTTTGATACATAGTTGGCATGTTGTTGATAAAGAATTGAAAGACGACATATGGACCGATATTACggtatttatttttgtattttatcattTGTTTTACAAGTATATTTTTTGTGCAATACTAATAACATCTCTATTGTGTAAACATAAGATGTGTTCATTGTTACTTCAAATGATATGTACGTGAAAAATAAAATGCTTACTTGTTGTGGTGAGCATTGGAAGGGGTTTAAGACACAACTCGCCCTTGATTATATTACAAATGGAGCAAATAAAGAACAACCTCCATACGAGGTATATTCATTTATAGATAAAGCTATTTGGGAGGAATTTGTAGAGTCTCGCAACACTCTTAAGTTcttgaaaaagagcaaaaaaggAACAGAAAATTTAGCTAGAAATATCTATCCACATAGGTTGGCTCGTGGAGGATATCAAAGACTTGAAAAAATtttgattgaagaaaaaagaaaaaaaatggaggAAGAGCTGGGAGGTTCTATAAGTCTTAATCGCGCTCCATCTCGACCATCACGACACAAGAAATGGAAGAGGGCACGTCGAAGAAAAGATAGTGAGTACACATTAGATGCTACGCGTGAAGTGGCTCAAAGGATTATAGGTAGATACTTTTttcaacaat is part of the Vicia villosa cultivar HV-30 ecotype Madison, WI linkage group LG2, Vvil1.0, whole genome shotgun sequence genome and encodes:
- the LOC131653617 gene encoding protein translation factor SUI1 homolog; this translates as MSELDAQIPTTFDPFAEANAEDAGAGSSKEYVHIRIQQRNGRKSLTTVQGLKKEFSYNKILKDLKKEFCCNGTVVQDPEQGQVIQLQGDQRKNVSTFLVQAGIVKKEHIKIHGF